The window AATTATATGTGCCCCGGATAAAACCTTTTTGATAATACATTGTCGTACATGCAAATTAACTTTATATGAAAAAAATAGTCTTCGCCGCAATGGCATTGTTAAGCCTTTTTAGCTTCAAGGCAGCCGATGCCCAGGTAAGTGTTAGCCTTGGTATCAATATCGGGAGTCAGCCCGCATGGGGACCAGTTGGCTACGATTATGCCCGTTACTATTACATGCCGGATATTGATGTATACTACTCCGTGCCAACACATCAGTATGTTTATTACCAAAATAACAGCTGGATAAAAACAAGTGTATTGCCCGCCAGGTATGGCAATTTTGACCCCTATCAAAGTTATAAAGTAGTAATAAACGAAAAAGACCCGTGGGTACGGAATAACTTTTATCGTACCAAATATGCAACTTACAAGGGGCGTCGCGATCAGATTATTATCCGAGATAGCCGTGACGAGAAATATCGTAACCATTGGGATAACGGTAAACATAAAGGCTGGGATAAGCAAAAATATAAAAAGCAAAAGAACGATGATGGCGACGACGACCAGGGCAATGGTAATGGACACGGCAAGGGACATGGTCATAAAGACAAAGATTGATAACAGGCTTATCGGATAGCTTTGTTTTTACCAAAAATTAAACTATTTTACCAATAGTAAAAATGTCAATTATTTAGTGTATGTTTGCAACTTATTAATATACAATATAATGCAACAAGGAACAGTAAAATTTTTTAATGACGAAAAAGGTTTCGGATTTATTACCCCGGCAAATGGCGGAAGCGAGATCTTCGTACACTCATCTGGTTTAATTGACAACATTCGCGAGAATAACTCAGTTAGCTATGATGTAGAAGAAGGTCGTAAAGGCCCAAATGCAGTAAATGTTAAAATAGTTTAATACCCTATATAATCATTTGTAAAGCCTGTTCCTGCAAAGGAATGGGCTTTTTTTATTTGCTTTTTAGCTGTGGCGTTCGTTTGCTATCCGTTACGTAAACCAATTTGACTTTTGAATTTTAACTTTTGAGTTTATAAAATCAATTTCCCTACTTCCTTGTTAAACAACCAGTAAAAGCCGCCGTGGTGGTTGCTAAATGTAAAAGCAAATAGAATATGACGGCTTGGGTTTTTAAAAACAGGTGGCGAAAGATTTCGATAATAGGCCTGGGCATATTAGGCGTTATCATACTGGTAGTGGTGTTTTTTTTGAATAGTTTTTTAAGCAGAACCCTCTCATCGAAATTTAAAGAGGCTGTACTTAAAGGCACCGACAGCCTGTACCGGGTAAATTTCAGCAAACTCGATATTAATGTATTTAACGGCACCGCCGTATTGCACGATATCACTTTTAAACCCGATACCACGGCATACCACCGCCTGCAACAGGCAGGCAAAGCGCCAAATCGTTTATTCGAGATCAAAGTGAAGCGGCTGGAAGTATCTGGTGCACATCCGCTGGATATCTGGCTGCATAAAAAGATAGAAGTAGCATTGATCGACCTGAAAAATCCTGAAATATATATTAGCAAAAACGGTGATAAGCAACAGCCCCAAAAACCGGCAGACAAGCGTACCATTTATCAAAAACTTTCTGCCAGTTTTAAGCTTATCCGTGTTGATGATATCCGCCTTGGCGAAATCAATTTTACCTACCGCGATAAGTCGGGCCCTAAGCCATCGGTTCATGTGTTAAAAGAGATGGACGTGCACGCTACCAACCTGCTCATAGATTCGGCTACGCAGGCTGATACATCCCGCACATTGTATTGCCGCGATATTGTTACCCAGCTTAGGCATTACACCGGCAAATCGGCAAACGGGCTGTACACTTATAAAATAAACTCGGTAAAGTTATCAACCAAAACCTCCAGGCTGGATATTGCCGGGGTAGATGTGCAGCCGCTTACTATAAGTATGTACCTGGCTAAAAGCCACACAGATCGGTTTGGTCTGCACCTGGATGCTATTACCCTGCACCATTTTAATTACCGAAGCTACCGACAAGGCCAGGGTTTGGATGTGGCGAGGGCGGTGTTAAATAAAGGCGAATTCAGCATATTCAGTAACCCAAATGGCCCGCTTAAAACTACCGACAGGCTGGTTACTTTTCCTAACTGGGCCATCCGCCAGCTAAAAATGGGACTTCAGGTTGATACCCTTGATATTAAAGATCTCGATGTAAACTACAGCGAATTCAAAAAAGGCAAATCGCGTAAAACCGGTACGGTGAGGTTTAGCGCAGTTACAGGCAGCATTTTTAACCTTACCAATAAAAAGGCTTTGTTACAAAAGCAACCGCTTGCTACTGCACACCTGAGTACCCTGTTTATGGGCAAGGGGCGGCTAAACCTGCAATTTGGCTTTAACCTTGCCGATGATGGCTATAGCTACAGCTACAAAGGGCATATGGGCGCCATGAATATGGCCGATGCTAATCCGGCTGTTATGCCGCTTGGGCTGGTGCGCATTACATCGGGCACGGTAACCAGCCTTGATTTTGATATCCATGGTAACCAGCGCAGGTCGGCGGGTAAGGTTACCTTTTTGTACCATAATCTTAAGGTTGATGTATTAAAGACCGACGATGAAAAAGGTTACGCAAAAAAGGGCATCATTTCATTGCTGGCGAATACGGTGATCCTGAAAAGCGATAACCCCGACAATGGTAAAACTATCCCCCGTGTGGCCGATGTGGCCTTTATCAGGCCCAAAAACTTCCCGTTTTTTAAAACTATATGGTCGGCCCTGCTTAACGGCCTTAAGGGTTGTGCCGGTGTAGGAAAGGCCGACGAAAAAGAAAAAAATCAGCCGCTTACCAAAAAAGAAATCAAGGAAAAGGCCGACGCGTTAAAGAAAGCTAGCGAGTATAAACAAAAAGAGGATAAAAAGTTTAAGCAAAAGCTTAGCGAAAAACAGAAACCTTAACCACGTCGGTTATAAAATTGAACAATATAGTCATCATCTTCAGTATCAAAACAGAATCAGATGGTAACTTAAGCTGTGCTATTACGTTAACAGCACTACATAGTTGTTTAAAAGGTTGTTGTTTTTGGGCCTATCGCTTAACATTTTCAACCGTGCGTTAACGGCTTGTTTACTACTAACACCGTGGTAGCTTGGCCCTTAATGAAAGGTTAATGGATAATTAATATGAATAACTAAATACTTCAAATAGCTTTTTTTACGTTTAATCAATCAATTTGCTACTTACTTTTTGTAACCCCGACATTAAAATAACTTTGCTGATACAGGGAAAATTCCGCTTTTATAAATTTTTTATCGCCAATAAATTAAGCGCAGCCTGCCTGGCTATTTTACTGTTATTTTCAATACATGCTGCCGCGCAGCAAACAGATAGCCTTAAAACAAACAAAGCTGCGGTTACTACCGTAACTGGACATATAGTTGATGATGGCTCGGGCTTGCCGCTGGCTTATATCAGTATTACGTTTAATGGCAGTAATTTTGGCACTACTTCCGATAAAGATGGCAATTTCAGGTTAAGCGCCGGTGGTTTGTTTAGTCGTGTTACCTTTAGCTATGTAGGGTACACATCGCTTACGCGTACTATAAAACCGGGGCAGGCCATCCAGTTGCAGGTGCGCATGCGCAGCAAGCAAACGCAGTTGAAAGAGGTGTCGGTTACATCGGGCAAGAAAGCGCGGTACCGCAATAAAGGCAATCCTGCCGTCGAGCTTATTCAACAGGTAATTGATCATAAAGATGAAAACCGGATGGAGGCTGCCGACTACTATCAATATAACCAGTACGAGCGTATCGGCATGTCGTTGTTCCATTTGTCGCCCAAAATTGTTAATGGTAAGTTTTTTGGCAAATACAAGTTTATGCTCGATAGTTCCCAGGTGATTGACGGGCGCAAAGAAACCTCCCTGCCCGTTTACTTTAGCGAAAAACTTTACCAGCATTATTATCGTAAAGAGCCTGCCAAATTCATCAGCATATTGCAGGCGCAAAAGGAAACCAACATTATTAAGTTTGTTGATACCGCCGGGCTTGATACCTATCTTAACCGTTTCTACGGGAATGATATTGATATTTACGCCAACAATATTTTTATTGTAACCAACCAGTTTTTAAGCCCGATATCCAATCACTCGCCCGATTTTTATAAGTTTTTTATTACTGATACTATACAAACTGATAAAGGTAAACTGGTAGGCATCAGTTTTACGCCCCGCAACAAAGGCGACTTGCTTTTTGAAGGCCGCCTGCTGGTTTCACTGGATGGCCATTATGCCGTACAATCATGCGAGCTGGATGTTAACAAGCAAATCAACATTAACTTTATGCGTAGCCTTAAGGTGAAACTTGATTTTAAGCAATTTCCTGGCGGGCGTTACTACCTGCAGAAAAGTGATGTTGCGGCTGACTTTGGAATTTTAAAAAACAAAGGTTTAGCTGTATACGGCCAGCGTACTGTTTTTTATGATAACTATAAACTAAACCAGCCCCAGCCTGCCGAATTTTATGAGGGTAAAAGCACCCAAACCATGGCCGATGCCAACAAACCCGATACCGCTTACTGGGCACAACATCGCAGCGATACCCTTAACAGCCAGCAAAAACAGCTTTATGCGCGCATAAACCGGCTGGAAAGCATGCCATCATATAAACGGTTCACCTGGATAGCGGCAACACTTACCGGCGGCTTTGCCACGGTGGGCCCCGTGCAGATAGGCCCAATCGGATCGATATTTGCGTATGATAACCAGGAGGGGGCGCGCTTCCAGTTAGGAGGGCGTACAACGCCTGCCCTGAGCAAAACTGTTTTTTTTGACGGCTATACCGCCTACGGCACCAAAGATAAAACAGCCAAGTATGAATTGAACACCTATTTATCGCTCAACAAAACAGCGCCATACCGCTACGCCAACAACTACTTTAAAATAGGCTACCGGTACGATGTTGACCTGCCTGGGCAAAGTTTTGCGGTAAGTAACCAGCAAGCCGCGCTTACATCGTTCCATACCGGTACCACCAATTACTGGCTGTATAACCGCACATTTACACTGGCCTATGTAAGGGATTTTGATAATCATTTTTCATACAACCTGGCCCTGCGCAACTGGAACCAACGGCCCGCAGGCACCCTTCAGTTTCAATCAAATACCGATAATAGCCTTATTCCCAGCCTTACCACTACCGAGGTTGCCCTGGGTATGCGCTACGCCCCGCATGAGCAGTTTATACAAGGCACCATATTCAGGCACACCATATACAGTAAATACCCTATTTTTAACCTTCAAATCAATCATGGTTTTGCGGGCCTGTTAAACGGGGCTTATAGTTACAACAACATATCGGCCAATATTTTTAAGCGTTTTTACATGTCGCAATTGGGCTTTACCGATATAACGCTGTTGGGCAATCTTGTTACCGGCAAAGTTCCGTTCCCGCTGCTAAATATGCCGCCCGCCAACCAATCATTAAAGTACGACCCGGACGGCTACAACAACATGAACTACCTTGAGTTTGTGAGCGATCACTCGGCGGGCATCAACATTACCCACAGCTTCAACGGCTTTATCCTCAATAAAATTCCGCTGATAGAGCACCTCAAATGGCGCGAGTTCCTGTCGTTTAAAGCCATATACGGCGGCTTACGTGCCGAAAATAACCCGCTGCTGTCGGCCAACCTGTATAACCTGCCCCCGGCGCTGGGCAATGCCAATGGCACCTACGCACTGGGCAGCACTCCCTACATTGAAGCAGGCGTTGGCATAGGCAATATATTTAAACTGCTGCGGGTTGATGTGATTAAACGCTTCAACTACCTCGATCATCCCGGGGTGAACCAATATGGTATTAAATTTAGTATTACGCCGGATTTGTAAGGGGCGATAGCCATCATACCTCCATTTAAAAAACTTTTGGACTTCCCGACTTTCGGACTTTTTCTATTTTTAAGTTTTATCCTTATTTTTGTTACTACGATTAAATGTGTTAGCGTATTAAAACTGTAATTATGAGTTTACAATTTATTTCTGACAGTACCGGTGAAACAACCGGCGTGTTTATTCCTATCAACGAATGGAATGAATTAAAAAGTAGATTTAAAGGGATTGAACAAGAAGAGTTTACAGTACCAGCATGGCACGTTGATTTGGTAAGGAACCGCGTTTACGATTATAAAAATCAACCGGAACAAGCTATAGATTTTGATACAGCGATGGACGATATCGAAAAGGAGCTGTAAATGTATAAGGTTGTTATGTTAATCTCTGCCAAACACGATATCAGGGAAGCCGCCCTATGGTATAATTTGCAGAAAAAAGAACTTGGTAAAAAGTTTGCGCTGAAAGTTCGCCAAAAGATAAACCTGATCAGGAAAAATCCCTATTCGTATACAACTAGGTATGATGAAGTAAAGACCGCTGTTTTGGATGTTTTTCCTTTTATGATCCATTATAAAGTGGACGAGTTTGACAAACTTATAACCATTTATGCTGTTTTACATACAAGCCATAACCCCGATATGCCAAAACAAAGAGGTTGACCTTTTGTAAAAGGTGC is drawn from Mucilaginibacter ginsenosidivorax and contains these coding sequences:
- a CDS encoding cold-shock protein, encoding MQQGTVKFFNDEKGFGFITPANGGSEIFVHSSGLIDNIRENNSVSYDVEEGRKGPNAVNVKIV
- a CDS encoding AsmA family protein — encoded protein: MTAWVFKNRWRKISIIGLGILGVIILVVVFFLNSFLSRTLSSKFKEAVLKGTDSLYRVNFSKLDINVFNGTAVLHDITFKPDTTAYHRLQQAGKAPNRLFEIKVKRLEVSGAHPLDIWLHKKIEVALIDLKNPEIYISKNGDKQQPQKPADKRTIYQKLSASFKLIRVDDIRLGEINFTYRDKSGPKPSVHVLKEMDVHATNLLIDSATQADTSRTLYCRDIVTQLRHYTGKSANGLYTYKINSVKLSTKTSRLDIAGVDVQPLTISMYLAKSHTDRFGLHLDAITLHHFNYRSYRQGQGLDVARAVLNKGEFSIFSNPNGPLKTTDRLVTFPNWAIRQLKMGLQVDTLDIKDLDVNYSEFKKGKSRKTGTVRFSAVTGSIFNLTNKKALLQKQPLATAHLSTLFMGKGRLNLQFGFNLADDGYSYSYKGHMGAMNMADANPAVMPLGLVRITSGTVTSLDFDIHGNQRRSAGKVTFLYHNLKVDVLKTDDEKGYAKKGIISLLANTVILKSDNPDNGKTIPRVADVAFIRPKNFPFFKTIWSALLNGLKGCAGVGKADEKEKNQPLTKKEIKEKADALKKASEYKQKEDKKFKQKLSEKQKP
- a CDS encoding DUF5686 and carboxypeptidase-like regulatory domain-containing protein encodes the protein MLLTFCNPDIKITLLIQGKFRFYKFFIANKLSAACLAILLLFSIHAAAQQTDSLKTNKAAVTTVTGHIVDDGSGLPLAYISITFNGSNFGTTSDKDGNFRLSAGGLFSRVTFSYVGYTSLTRTIKPGQAIQLQVRMRSKQTQLKEVSVTSGKKARYRNKGNPAVELIQQVIDHKDENRMEAADYYQYNQYERIGMSLFHLSPKIVNGKFFGKYKFMLDSSQVIDGRKETSLPVYFSEKLYQHYYRKEPAKFISILQAQKETNIIKFVDTAGLDTYLNRFYGNDIDIYANNIFIVTNQFLSPISNHSPDFYKFFITDTIQTDKGKLVGISFTPRNKGDLLFEGRLLVSLDGHYAVQSCELDVNKQININFMRSLKVKLDFKQFPGGRYYLQKSDVAADFGILKNKGLAVYGQRTVFYDNYKLNQPQPAEFYEGKSTQTMADANKPDTAYWAQHRSDTLNSQQKQLYARINRLESMPSYKRFTWIAATLTGGFATVGPVQIGPIGSIFAYDNQEGARFQLGGRTTPALSKTVFFDGYTAYGTKDKTAKYELNTYLSLNKTAPYRYANNYFKIGYRYDVDLPGQSFAVSNQQAALTSFHTGTTNYWLYNRTFTLAYVRDFDNHFSYNLALRNWNQRPAGTLQFQSNTDNSLIPSLTTTEVALGMRYAPHEQFIQGTIFRHTIYSKYPIFNLQINHGFAGLLNGAYSYNNISANIFKRFYMSQLGFTDITLLGNLVTGKVPFPLLNMPPANQSLKYDPDGYNNMNYLEFVSDHSAGINITHSFNGFILNKIPLIEHLKWREFLSFKAIYGGLRAENNPLLSANLYNLPPALGNANGTYALGSTPYIEAGVGIGNIFKLLRVDVIKRFNYLDHPGVNQYGIKFSITPDL
- a CDS encoding type II toxin-antitoxin system RelE/ParE family toxin, whose protein sequence is MYKVVMLISAKHDIREAALWYNLQKKELGKKFALKVRQKINLIRKNPYSYTTRYDEVKTAVLDVFPFMIHYKVDEFDKLITIYAVLHTSHNPDMPKQRG